One stretch of Mycolicibacterium fallax DNA includes these proteins:
- a CDS encoding acyl-CoA dehydrogenase family protein, translating to MPDYLSTGNLPEDYAQLVGAVGDFARSVVAPVAAKHDAEHTFPYEVVAGMAEMGLFGLPFPEEYGGMGGDYFALCLALEELGKIDQSVAITLEAGVSLGAMPVYRFGTEEQKQHWLPRLTSGRALGAFGLTEAGGGSDAGATKTTARLDDGQWLINGSKQFITNSGTDITELVTVTAVTGGTPERPEISAILVPVPTPGFTPEPAYNKVGWNASDTHPLSFDDVRVPEQNLLGERGRGYANFLRILDEGRIAIAALSVGAAQGCVDESVKYAKQRSAFGQPIGRYQAIEFKLARMQARAHAARTAYYDAAALMLAGKPFKTEAAVAKLVASEAAMDNARDATQIHGGYGFMNEYPVARHYRDSKILEIGEGTTEVQLMIIARQMGV from the coding sequence ATGCCTGACTACCTGTCGACCGGAAACCTGCCCGAGGACTACGCGCAACTGGTCGGCGCCGTCGGCGACTTCGCCCGGTCGGTGGTCGCCCCGGTGGCCGCCAAGCACGACGCCGAGCACACCTTCCCCTACGAGGTGGTCGCCGGGATGGCCGAGATGGGCCTGTTCGGCCTGCCGTTCCCCGAGGAGTACGGCGGGATGGGCGGGGACTACTTCGCGCTGTGCCTGGCGCTGGAGGAACTCGGCAAGATCGACCAGAGCGTGGCCATCACCCTGGAGGCCGGGGTGTCCCTCGGCGCGATGCCGGTCTACCGGTTCGGCACCGAGGAACAGAAGCAGCACTGGCTGCCGCGGCTGACCAGCGGCCGGGCCCTGGGGGCGTTCGGCCTGACCGAGGCGGGCGGGGGCAGCGACGCCGGCGCCACCAAGACCACCGCGCGGTTGGACGACGGGCAGTGGCTGATCAATGGTTCCAAGCAGTTCATCACCAACTCCGGCACCGACATCACCGAGCTCGTGACGGTCACCGCGGTCACCGGCGGCACCCCGGAGCGGCCCGAGATCAGCGCCATTCTGGTCCCGGTGCCCACCCCCGGATTCACCCCCGAGCCGGCCTACAACAAGGTCGGCTGGAACGCCTCGGACACCCACCCGCTGAGCTTCGACGACGTCCGGGTTCCCGAGCAGAACCTGCTCGGCGAGCGTGGCCGCGGCTACGCCAACTTCCTGCGGATCCTCGACGAGGGCCGCATCGCGATCGCCGCCCTGTCGGTCGGGGCGGCCCAGGGCTGCGTGGACGAGAGCGTGAAATACGCCAAGCAGCGCAGCGCCTTCGGCCAGCCGATCGGCCGGTACCAGGCCATCGAGTTCAAGCTGGCCCGCATGCAGGCCCGCGCCCACGCGGCCCGCACCGCCTACTACGACGCCGCCGCGCTGATGCTGGCCGGCAAGCCGTTCAAGACCGAGGCCGCGGTCGCCAAGCTGGTGGCCAGCGAGGCGGCGATGGACAACGCCCGCGATGCCACCCAGATCCACGGCGGCTACGGCTTCATGAACGAGTACCCGGTCGCCCGGCACTACCGTGACAGCAAGATCCTCGAAATCGGCGAGGGCACAACCGAAGTGCAATTGATGATCATTGCG
- a CDS encoding carboxyl transferase domain-containing protein — protein MQSPATTSNRADHLALVAQLAEKLAAAARGGSERARQRHIDRGKLLPRDRVDAVLDPGSPLLEIAPLAADGMYDGECPGAGMIAGIGRIAGRECMVVANDATVKGGTYYPVTVKKHLRAQEIAAQNRLPCVYLVDSGGAFLPRQDEVFPDREHFGRIFYNQATMSAAGIPQVAAVLGSCTAGGAYVPAMSDEAVIVANQGTIFLGGPPLVKAATGEVVTAEELGGGDLHTRVSGVADHLAADDRDALQIVRRIVGTFGPVAPRPWPVRPSVPAICDQRELYDVVPVDPRTPYDVHEVVLRLVDGGQFDEFKAGYGTTLVTGFAHIHGHPVGIIANNGVLFGESALKGAHFIELCDKRSVPLVFLQNIAGFMVGRDYEAGGIAKHGAKMVTAVACARVPKFTVVIGGSFGAGNYSMCGRAYSPRFLWMWPNARISVMGGEQAASVLATVRGEMTAEEQEAFKAPIREQYEQQGNPYYSTARLWDDGVIDPADTRTVLGLALSVAGNAPLEPVGYGVFRM, from the coding sequence CGACCGCGGCAAGCTGCTGCCACGCGACCGGGTGGACGCCGTGCTGGATCCGGGCAGTCCGCTGCTGGAGATCGCGCCGCTGGCCGCCGACGGAATGTACGACGGCGAGTGTCCGGGCGCCGGGATGATCGCCGGGATCGGCCGGATCGCCGGACGCGAATGCATGGTGGTGGCCAACGACGCCACCGTCAAGGGCGGCACCTACTACCCGGTCACGGTGAAGAAGCATCTGCGCGCCCAGGAGATCGCGGCGCAGAACCGGTTGCCGTGTGTCTACCTGGTGGACTCCGGCGGCGCGTTCCTACCCCGCCAGGATGAGGTGTTCCCGGACCGCGAACACTTCGGCCGGATCTTCTACAACCAGGCCACCATGAGTGCCGCCGGCATTCCCCAGGTCGCCGCGGTGCTCGGGTCCTGCACCGCCGGCGGCGCGTACGTCCCGGCGATGAGCGACGAGGCCGTCATCGTCGCGAACCAGGGCACCATCTTTCTGGGCGGACCGCCGCTGGTGAAGGCCGCCACCGGCGAGGTGGTGACCGCCGAGGAACTCGGCGGCGGGGACCTGCACACCCGGGTCTCCGGGGTCGCCGACCACCTGGCCGCCGACGACCGCGACGCCCTGCAGATCGTGCGCCGGATCGTCGGGACCTTCGGGCCGGTCGCGCCGCGGCCCTGGCCGGTGCGTCCGAGCGTGCCGGCGATCTGCGACCAGCGCGAGCTCTACGACGTCGTGCCGGTCGACCCGCGCACCCCGTACGACGTGCACGAGGTGGTGCTGCGACTGGTCGACGGCGGGCAGTTCGACGAGTTCAAGGCCGGCTACGGCACCACCCTGGTCACCGGCTTCGCGCACATCCACGGGCATCCGGTCGGGATCATCGCCAACAACGGCGTGCTGTTCGGCGAATCCGCGCTCAAGGGAGCGCACTTCATCGAACTGTGCGACAAACGGTCGGTGCCGCTGGTGTTCCTGCAGAACATCGCCGGATTCATGGTGGGACGGGACTACGAGGCCGGCGGCATCGCCAAACACGGCGCCAAGATGGTCACTGCGGTGGCCTGCGCCCGGGTGCCGAAGTTCACCGTGGTGATCGGCGGCTCCTTCGGGGCCGGCAACTACTCGATGTGCGGCCGGGCGTATTCGCCGCGATTCCTGTGGATGTGGCCCAACGCCCGGATCTCGGTGATGGGCGGCGAGCAGGCCGCCTCCGTGCTGGCGACCGTCCGCGGCGAGATGACCGCCGAGGAGCAGGAGGCGTTCAAGGCGCCGATCCGTGAGCAGTACGAGCAGCAGGGCAACCCCTACTATTCGACGGCGCGACTGTGGGACGACGGGGTGATCGACCCCGCCGACACCCGCACCGTGTTGGGGCTGGCGCTCTCGGTGGCGGGGAACGCACCGCTGGAGCCGGTCGGCTACGGCGTTTTCCGGATGTGA
- a CDS encoding acetyl/propionyl/methylcrotonyl-CoA carboxylase subunit alpha has product MFQTVLVANRGEIAVRVIRTLRELGIRSVAVYSDADAAARHVTEADDAVRIGPAPARESYLNIDAVVAAAVATGAQAVHPGYGFLSENAEFAAALAEAGIVFIGPPVSAIATMGDKIAAKATVSAFGVPVVPGIARPGLSDPELIEAAAEIGYPVLVKPSAGGGGKGMRLVEDPAELPAALAGARREAGAAFGDDTLFLERFVLRPRHIEVQVLADTHGNVIHLGERECSLQRRHQKVVEEAPSPLLDAPTRARIGAAACDTARSVDYVGAGTVEFIVSADTPDEFFFMEMNTRLQVEHPVTELVTGLDLVAWQLRIAAGAALSIAQDDVTTTGHAIEARVYAEDPANGFLPTGGPVLALGEPAPGAPRTGADPTATVRVDSGLAAGTVIGSDYDPMLAKVIAHGADRAQALAALDSALARTQLLGVITNIDFLRFLLADDDVRAGRLDTGLLDRRVGDYRRPVVDDAEYVAAATQLWLQRWRAAGDDPWSQPSGWRIGTPAPTVVRLRGGERSVHVAITGTPGEATAAVEGGQPAPLTADQTADLLTVSWGGRRRRYRCAAVPGQVWLAGERGVALLEEVREAPVRADDQHAGDAELCSPMPGTVVAVNVSDGQAVTAGTVVVAVEAMKMEHALSAPVDGVVELLVAAGEQVRVGQPLARITAHPAEESQPDA; this is encoded by the coding sequence ATGTTTCAGACCGTGTTGGTCGCCAACCGCGGAGAGATCGCGGTGCGCGTCATCCGTACCCTGCGCGAGCTCGGCATCCGGTCGGTCGCGGTCTACAGCGACGCCGACGCCGCCGCCCGGCACGTCACCGAGGCCGACGATGCGGTGCGGATCGGTCCGGCCCCGGCGCGGGAGTCCTATCTGAACATCGACGCGGTGGTCGCCGCCGCGGTGGCCACCGGCGCGCAGGCGGTGCACCCGGGCTACGGATTCCTTTCCGAGAACGCGGAATTCGCCGCGGCCCTGGCCGAGGCCGGGATCGTGTTCATCGGACCACCGGTGTCGGCGATCGCCACGATGGGCGACAAGATCGCCGCCAAGGCAACGGTCTCGGCGTTCGGGGTGCCGGTGGTGCCCGGCATCGCCCGGCCCGGTCTCTCCGATCCGGAGCTGATCGAGGCGGCCGCCGAGATCGGCTACCCGGTGCTGGTCAAGCCGTCGGCCGGCGGCGGCGGCAAGGGCATGCGGCTGGTCGAGGATCCCGCCGAGCTGCCCGCCGCGCTGGCCGGGGCCCGCCGCGAGGCCGGTGCGGCATTCGGCGACGACACCCTGTTCCTGGAGCGGTTTGTGCTGCGGCCCAGGCACATTGAGGTGCAGGTGCTCGCCGACACGCACGGCAACGTCATCCATCTCGGTGAGCGGGAGTGCAGCCTGCAGCGCCGGCACCAGAAGGTCGTCGAGGAGGCGCCTTCGCCGCTGCTGGACGCACCGACCCGCGCCCGGATCGGCGCCGCGGCCTGCGACACCGCGCGCAGCGTGGACTACGTCGGCGCGGGCACGGTGGAGTTCATCGTCTCCGCCGACACCCCGGACGAGTTCTTCTTCATGGAGATGAACACCCGGCTGCAGGTCGAGCATCCGGTCACCGAGCTGGTCACCGGCCTGGACCTGGTGGCCTGGCAGTTGCGCATCGCCGCCGGCGCCGCGCTGAGCATCGCCCAGGACGACGTGACAACGACCGGGCACGCCATCGAGGCCCGGGTGTACGCCGAGGACCCCGCCAACGGCTTCCTGCCCACCGGCGGCCCGGTCCTGGCGCTCGGCGAGCCGGCGCCGGGGGCGCCCCGCACCGGCGCCGACCCGACGGCGACGGTGCGGGTGGACTCCGGGCTGGCGGCCGGCACCGTCATCGGCAGTGACTACGACCCGATGCTGGCCAAGGTCATCGCGCACGGCGCCGACCGCGCGCAGGCGCTGGCCGCCCTGGACAGCGCGCTGGCGCGCACCCAGCTGCTCGGTGTCATCACCAACATCGACTTCCTGCGCTTCCTGCTGGCCGACGACGACGTGCGGGCCGGCCGGCTGGACACCGGGCTGCTGGACCGCCGGGTCGGCGACTACCGCAGGCCCGTCGTCGACGACGCCGAATATGTCGCCGCCGCAACGCAATTGTGGCTGCAGCGGTGGCGCGCCGCCGGCGACGACCCGTGGTCGCAGCCCAGTGGCTGGCGGATCGGCACGCCGGCGCCGACGGTGGTCCGGCTGCGCGGCGGCGAGCGCAGCGTGCACGTCGCGATCACCGGCACCCCGGGCGAGGCCACCGCCGCCGTCGAGGGCGGGCAGCCCGCGCCGCTGACCGCCGACCAGACCGCGGACCTGCTGACCGTCAGCTGGGGCGGCCGACGGCGCCGCTACCGGTGCGCGGCGGTGCCCGGGCAGGTGTGGCTGGCCGGCGAGCGCGGCGTCGCCCTGCTGGAGGAGGTCCGCGAGGCCCCGGTGCGCGCCGACGACCAACACGCCGGGGACGCCGAACTGTGCAGCCCGATGCCGGGCACCGTCGTCGCGGTGAACGTGTCCGACGGACAGGCCGTCACCGCGGGCACCGTCGTGGTCGCCGTGGAGGCGATGAAGATGGAACACGCACTGAGCGCACCGGTCGACGGTGTGGTCGAGCTGCTCGTCGCCGCCGGCGAGCAGGTCAGGGTCGGCCAGCCGCTGGCCCGTATCACCGCCCACCCAGCAGAAGAGAGCCAGCCCGATGCCTGA